The following coding sequences lie in one Lysobacter capsici genomic window:
- the purB gene encoding adenylosuccinate lyase produces the protein MSVDPQTALLALSPLDGRYAGKVDALRPIFSEFGLIKARVKVEVEWLLALANEPGIVELKPFSEAAAARLRALADGLSVEDAARVKEIERTTNHDVKAVEYLIKERLKDDAELGPALEFVHFACTSEDINNLSYALMLNQARQHVLLPRLDELIQALRAMAHAHAALPMLSRTHGQTASPTTVGKELANVVARLQRQGETLAGAQMPGKINGAVGNYNAHVSAYPDIDWPVFCERFVASLGLDWQPYTTQIEPHDGIAELCDAQRRIDTICIDLCRDVWGYISLGYFKQAVKAGEIGSSTMPHKVNPIDFENAEGNFGIANALFEHFAAKLPISRWQRDLTDSTVLRALGTAFGHALIGIDALMRGLGKLSVNPERLAADLDASWEVLAEAVQTVMRRHGLPNPYEQLKALTRGQGINEASMREFIASLELPAEDKQRLLAMTPGSYTGLAERLAREI, from the coding sequence ATGTCCGTCGACCCCCAGACCGCCCTGCTCGCCCTGTCCCCGCTCGATGGCCGCTACGCCGGCAAGGTCGATGCGCTGCGGCCGATCTTTTCCGAATTCGGCCTGATCAAGGCCCGCGTCAAGGTCGAAGTGGAGTGGCTGCTGGCCTTGGCCAACGAGCCGGGCATCGTCGAGCTCAAGCCGTTCTCCGAGGCCGCCGCGGCGCGCCTGCGCGCGCTGGCCGATGGGCTGTCGGTCGAGGACGCGGCGCGGGTGAAGGAGATCGAGCGCACCACCAATCACGACGTCAAGGCGGTCGAGTACCTGATCAAGGAACGGCTCAAGGACGATGCCGAGCTCGGCCCGGCCCTGGAATTCGTGCATTTCGCCTGCACCAGCGAGGACATCAACAACCTCAGCTATGCGCTGATGCTCAACCAGGCCCGCCAGCACGTGCTGCTGCCGCGGCTGGACGAACTGATCCAGGCCCTGCGCGCGATGGCCCACGCCCACGCCGCGCTGCCGATGCTCTCGCGCACCCACGGCCAGACCGCGTCGCCGACCACGGTCGGCAAGGAACTGGCCAACGTGGTCGCGCGCCTGCAGCGCCAGGGCGAGACCCTGGCCGGCGCGCAGATGCCCGGCAAGATCAACGGCGCGGTCGGCAACTACAACGCCCATGTTTCGGCGTATCCGGATATCGACTGGCCGGTGTTCTGCGAGCGCTTCGTCGCGTCGCTCGGCCTGGACTGGCAGCCCTACACCACCCAGATCGAGCCGCACGACGGCATCGCCGAGCTGTGCGACGCGCAGCGCCGGATCGACACGATCTGCATCGACCTGTGCCGCGACGTGTGGGGCTACATCTCGCTGGGGTACTTCAAACAGGCGGTCAAGGCCGGCGAAATCGGCAGCTCGACCATGCCGCACAAGGTCAACCCGATCGATTTCGAGAACGCCGAAGGCAACTTCGGTATCGCCAACGCATTGTTCGAACACTTCGCCGCCAAGCTGCCGATCAGCCGCTGGCAGCGCGACCTGACCGACTCGACCGTGCTGCGCGCGCTCGGCACCGCGTTCGGCCACGCCTTGATCGGCATCGACGCGCTGATGCGCGGCCTGGGCAAGCTCAGCGTCAATCCCGAGCGCCTGGCCGCCGACCTCGACGCGTCGTGGGAAGTGCTGGCCGAAGCGGTGCAGACGGTGATGCGCCGCCATGGCCTGCCGAACCCGTACGAACAGCTCAAGGCGCTGACCCGCGGCCAGGGCATCAACGAAGCCTCGATGCGCGAGTTCATCGCTTCGCTGGAACTGCCGGCCGAGGACAAGCAGCGGCTGCTGGCGATGACCCCGGGCAGCTACACCGGCCTGGCCGAGCGGCTGGCGCGCGAGATCTGA